A genomic window from Nitrospirota bacterium includes:
- the tmk gene encoding dTMP kinase, with the protein MRLSSHATFPGRFITFEGIDGSGKSTQLAALARVLNARGLSVVTTREPGGTPVGDAIRSVVLEGAFSGMSARAELLLYLASRVEHVERMILPALERGSLVLCDRFSEATLAYQAYGRGIPVEEIAPLLAFAARGLEPDLVVLLDLPAEDGLARVQERRSANRLDREALAFHQRVRDGYLALAAKTPRRFKIFDARLSVDALQGAILEAVEPLCAGVASGSRA; encoded by the coding sequence ATGAGGCTCTCATCACACGCCACGTTTCCGGGCCGTTTCATCACGTTCGAAGGCATTGACGGCAGCGGAAAATCCACGCAACTCGCGGCGCTCGCGCGCGTGCTGAACGCGCGCGGTCTGTCGGTGGTGACGACCCGCGAACCCGGCGGCACCCCGGTGGGCGACGCGATCCGAAGCGTAGTGCTGGAAGGAGCCTTTTCCGGGATGTCCGCGCGCGCCGAGTTGCTCCTCTACCTGGCCAGCCGCGTGGAACACGTGGAACGAATGATCCTCCCCGCACTCGAACGGGGATCGCTCGTGCTCTGCGACCGCTTTTCCGAGGCCACGCTCGCCTATCAAGCCTACGGCCGCGGGATCCCGGTGGAAGAGATCGCGCCGCTGCTGGCCTTCGCGGCCCGCGGTCTGGAGCCGGATCTGGTCGTGCTGTTGGATCTTCCGGCGGAGGACGGCCTCGCGCGCGTGCAGGAGCGCCGATCCGCCAATCGCCTCGATCGCGAAGCGCTCGCGTTCCATCAACGCGTGCGCGACGGCTATTTGGCGCTCGCGGCCAAGACACCCCGCCGATTCAAAATTTTCGACGCGCGGCTGTCGGTCGACGCGCTGCAGGGGGCGATTCTGGAGGCCGTGGAACCCCTGTGCGCCGGCGTCGCGTCGGGAAGCCGCGCGTGA